A region of Saccharomyces kudriavzevii IFO 1802 strain IFO1802 genome assembly, chromosome: 14 DNA encodes the following proteins:
- the MSG5 gene encoding tyrosine/serine/threonine protein phosphatase MSG5 (similar to Saccharomyces cerevisiae SDP1 (YIL113W) and MSG5 (YNL053W); ancestral locus Anc_2.256) — translation MQFQSEKQHLDSKTDIDFQSNSPRSLQNRNTKNLSLDITTFHPLMEFSLPSQDAPDPVKIPSPSPLNLFMKPKLTMLEKGPTKVGSRPIPPPLPLRRSEASIYTLPASFKNRAISPNLYARPSTISSISKPSSASPLSSFSEKPHLNRVHSLSVKTKDLKLKGIRGRSQTISGLETSTPISSVRECTLGNSDMNIFSSQRSMQTTLIFPEEEPDLNIDVVHTEIYQRTVYLDGPLLVVPPNLYLYSEPKLEDILSFDLVINVAKEIPNLESLIPPEMARKVRYYHIEWTHTSKIVSDLSRLTHIMHTAYLQNKKILVHCQCGVSRSASLIVAYIMRYYGLNLNDAYNKLKTVAKDISPNMGLIFQLMEWGGMLSQNTFDEEGEATSMSEDNEISNNEASLSTAKSYSSASYRSSPMLMNLSSSPNDSSINSSEVTPRTPATLTGPRATLVEEQDEQDKDRKRLSQTVEALDASLDNESISTASEQMMLLP, via the coding sequence ATGCAATTCCAGTCAGAAAAACAGCATTTGGACAGTAAAACTGATATAGATTTTCAGTCAAATTCGCCGCGGTCTTTACAAAACAGGAACACCAAAAACTTATCCTTAGACATAACAACTTTTCATCCGTTAATGGAATTCTCATTGCCAAGTCAGGATGCACCAGATCCGGTAAAAATTCCATCGCCGTCCCCATTGAATCTTTTCATGAAGCCCAAACTCACCATGTTGGAAAAAGGCCCCACAAAAGTAGGCTCAAGGCCAATACCACCGCCACTGCCTCTGAGGCGAAGCGAGGCCTCCATATACACACTACCAGCATCTTTTAAGAACCGGGCCATTTCTCCAAACTTGTACGCCAGGCCATCTACGATATCGTCCATCAGCAAGCCTTCATCGGCATCACCATTATCATCGTTCTCAGAAAAACCTCATCTAAATAGGGTACACTCATTATCCGTTAAAACCAAAGACTTGAAATTGAAGGGGATCAGAGGACGATCTCAAACTATTTCCGGATTAGAAACCTCCACGCCAATTAGCAGCGTCCGTGAGTGTACTCTAGGTAATAGTGACATGAACATATTTTCTAGTCAAAGAAGTATGCAAACAACATTGATTTTTCCAGAAGAGGAACCAGATCTGAATATTGATGTGGTGCATACAGAGATCTATCAGCGAACAGTTTATTTAGACGGGCCACTACTGGTAGTACCGCCAAATTTGTATCTATATTCAGAACCCAAACTAGAAGACATCTTGTCGTTTGATTTAGTCATCAATGTTGCTAAAGAGATACCGAACTTGGAATCTTTAATACCGCCGGAAATGGCACGCAAAGTACGATACTATCACATCGAATGGACACACACCTCCAAGATTGTCAGCGATTTATCTAGGCTGACACACATTATGCATACTGCTTATTTgcaaaacaagaaaatactgGTCCACTGCCAATGCGGTGTATCAAGATCAGCATCGTTAATCGTAGCGTACATCATGCGATATTATGGCTTGAATCTGAATGATGCATACAACAAACTTAAAACAGTGGCTAAGGATATAAGTCCCAACATGGGACTCATCTTCCAACTCATGGAATGGGGTGGGATGTTGTCTCAGAACACATTTGACGAAGAGGGCGAAGCTACTAGCATGTCTGAAGATAACGAAATCAGCAACAACGAGGCTTCCCTATCCACTGCAAAGTCTTACTCTTCTGCGTCATACAGAAGTTCCCCCATGCTAATGAATCTATCGTCATCGCCAAACGACAGTTCTATCAACTCTTCTGAAGTAACGCCAAGAACGCCCGCTACTTTGACTGGACCTAGGGCTACACTAGTCgaagaacaagatgaaCAAGACAAGGACCGCAAGAGATTATCCCAGACCGTAGAAGCACTGGACGCTTCCCTCGACAACGAGTCGATATCCACCGCATCGGAACAGATGATGCTTCTTCCATAG
- the COX5A gene encoding cytochrome c oxidase subunit Va (similar to Saccharomyces cerevisiae COX5A (YNL052W) and COX5B (YIL111W); ancestral locus Anc_2.258), which produces MLRNTFTKASNLSRVTSVRFVQAHALSNAAVMDLQSRWENMPSTEQQDIVSKLTERQKLPWAQLTEPEKKAVWYISYGEWGPRRPVLNKGDSGFIAKGVVAGLLLSVGLFAMVRTVGGEDSKTMNKEWQLKSDEYLKSKNANPWGGYSQVQSK; this is translated from the coding sequence ATGTTACGTAACACTTTCACTAAAGCTTCTAATCTATCACGCGTAACGTCCGTAAGATTCGTTCAAGCACATGCCCTTTCCAATGCTGCTGTAATGGATCTGCAGTCCAGATGGGAAAATATGCCCTCCACCGAACAGCAAGATATCGTCAGTAAGCTGACTGAACGCCAGAAATTGCCATGGGCTCAACTCACCGAACCTGAAAAGAAGGCTGTGTGGTACATTTCCTACGGGGAATGGGGACCAAGGAGACCCGTGTTGAATAAGGGTGATTCAGGTTTTATCGCTAAAGGTGTTGTTGCCGGCCTCCTATTATCAGTGGGGCTTTTCGCTATGGTCAGAACGGTTGGTGGTGAAGACTCAAAGACCATGAATAAGGAGTGGCAATTAAAGAGTGACGAATATTTGAAGTCCAAGAATGCTAATCCTTGGGGTGGTTACTCTCAAGTTCAATCTAAATGA
- the COG5 gene encoding Golgi transport complex subunit COG5 (similar to Saccharomyces cerevisiae COG5 (YNL051W); ancestral locus Anc_2.260), whose translation MAVISMTDDLEDFESLLEPDFDAKQFGNDLLKITNNNDATILDLNTPLKKLNYDLHEVDSRIDQLINNKPLEMIELVYRNEHVNSTIVDELKPSLEYLNMSYDRLKTQVLDPYERARKVQLALSKVYQTSFLLRGALVYIHLSNKLNTASKIAQLNISTAVNVASLHYQLQITLEENENLKSLRKIKELEQKIVTPNKRELITFLSLQMSKECLNSIKIKSNKEIISQLAYSLFLLSPQEFASSINKIILSNVTVSSQILSKTINSIRMFPEAFKDVVEKGYNIYTLETILRNIKTDNVTAAAKSSVANKAHLSHLLSEYTSTRNIKAGPSTPRDLFWNKVSSNFKKDFEISVNRGGPVGKALLKNEDFIIDTIKQNMEKSSDSSDYQKYLDMMLGSVSIISK comes from the coding sequence ATGGCAGTAATATCAATGACAGACGATTTAGAAGACTTTGAGTCCTTACTGGAACCTGATTTTGATGCTAAACAGTTCGGCAATGACTTACTGAAAATTACCAACAATAATGACGCAACAATTCTAGACCTAAACACACCTCTTAAAAAGCTGAATTATGACCTCCACGAAGTTGATTCTAGAATAGATCAACTCATAAACAATAAACCCCTGGAGATGATAGAATTAGTTTACAGAAATGAACATGTCAATTCCACCATAGTTGATGAGTTAAAACCCAGCTTAGAATATTTGAACATGTCATATGACAGATTAAAGACTCAAGTTCTAGATCCTTACGAGCGTGCTAGAAAAGTCCAGCTCGCTCTGAGTAAGGTTTATCAAACATCTTTCCTTTTACGTGGCGCATTGGTTTACATCCATTTGTCGAACAAATTAAACACGGCATCCAAAATAGCTCAATTGAACATATCAACAGCTGTCAATGTAGCCTCTTTACACTACCAATTACAAATAACTCTTGAggagaatgaaaatttgaaatccTTACGGAAAATTAAAGAACTAGAGCAGAAGATCGTTACTCCCAACAAGAGAGAGTTGATAACATTCCTGTCGTTACAGATGTCTAAAGAATGTTTGAACTCTATTAAGATTAAATcgaacaaagaaataatatCCCAATTAGCTTACTCTCTCTTCTTACTTTCACCTCAAGAGTTTGCGTCttcaataaataaaattatACTATCCAACGTCACAGTAAGTTCGCAAATTTTATCCAAAACCATAAACTCCATCAGAATGTTTCCCGAGGCGTTTAAAGATGTTGTTGAGAAGGGCTATAACATCTACACCTTAGAAACAATATTGCGAAACATCAAAACCGATAATGTCACCGCTGCCGCAAAATCTTCTGTCGCAAATAAAGCACACCTAAGCCATCTTTTATCGGAGTACACTTCAACAAGAAATATCAAAGCTGGACCTAGCACACCAAGAGACCTGTTCTGGAATAAGGTTTCGTCCAATTTTAAAAaggattttgaaatatctgTTAATAGAGGTGGTCCTGTAGGTAAGGCACtgttaaaaaatgaagattttatcATTGACACTATAAAGCAGAATATGGAAAAATCTTCTGATAGTAGCGATTATCAAAAGTATCTGGATATGATGCTAGGCTCAGTTTCTatcatttcaaaatga
- the SKDI14G2720 gene encoding uncharacterized protein (similar to Saccharomyces cerevisiae YNL050C; ancestral locus Anc_2.261) produces MHRMRIIFVSQAFSLLTLQRVVYFFLHRVSRRDLYNEGEEIEEDNIHNNSGATNNEGPDVLIPPTEFEFVEVKRTDSPLGFTANSQDADEEREENKDEFEFPLFSFGVVEESKGTIEENQGAPDAEKNAEERNQVKLMRISLKEPEEEIIDQKRPKEYYFTNYSVEQRQQFLQSSIDYDTVLQESATILKDDQHIHDKWPYCQGKIINLHEYNLKIELQQQSDLKIKKRRPGQKQRAARKLALERSKERDAKAREIKKMLKKKFHKRGGKKNKKKPVLNPLANAASAPKFRTE; encoded by the coding sequence ATGCATCGAATGAGGATAATATTTGTTTCCCAAGCATTCTCTTTACTAACATTGCAACGAGtcgtttatttttttctgcaCAGAGTATCAAGAAGGGATCTTTATAATGAAGGAGAGgaaatagaagaagataacATCCATAATAACAGTGGTGCTACTAATAATGAAGGCCCAGATGTATTGATACCGCCAAcagaatttgaatttgttgaagttAAAAGAACTGACTCACCATTAGGCTTTACGGCAAACAGCCAAGATgcagatgaagaaagagaggAAAACAAAGACGAATTTGAATTCCCACTATTCTCATTTGGCGTTGTTGAAGAATCGAAGGGcacaattgaagaaaaccaagGTGCACCAGATGCGGAAAAGAATGCGGAGGAACGTAATCAAGTAAAGTTGATGAGAATCTCATTGAAGGAGCctgaggaagaaataattgACCAAAAAAGACCTAAAGAATATTACTTTACGAACTATTCCGTGGAGCAAAGGCAACAGTTCCTACAAAGCTCTATAGATTATGACACAGTACTGCAAGAAAGTGCAACAATCCTGAAAGATGATCAACATATTCATGATAAATGGCCTTATTGCCAAGgtaaaataataaatctGCATGAATACAACTTGAAAATCGAATTACAACAGCAAagtgatttgaaaattaagaaaagaagaccAGGTCAAAAGCAACGTGCAGCTAGAAAATTGGCGCTCGAAAGAAGCAAAGAACGTGATGCCAAAGCTCgtgaaataaagaaaatgttgaagaaaaagtttcatAAGCGTGGTgggaagaagaacaagaaaaaaccagTTTTAAACCCACTGGCGAACGCTGCTAGTGCCCCTAAGTTTAGGACGGAATGA
- the SFB2 gene encoding COPII subunit SFB2 (similar to Saccharomyces cerevisiae SEC24 (YIL109C) and SFB2 (YNL049C); ancestral locus Anc_2.262), whose product MSHHKKRVYPQAQVPYSASEPVVTEQQQFQQQIDQTAYTMGNFQLDDNTYSPTQPGQQYLGSGKVVNQLYPVDLFTELPPPIRDLSLPPPPITISQNSIVTPSESANAQYQYVRCTLNAVPKTSSLLKKTNLPFGIVIRPYLHLQDSDDQLPLNTDGVIVRCRRCRSYINPFVTFIEQGRKWQCNICHFKNEVPFGFDQNLQGAPINRYERNEIKNSVVDYLAPVEYSIREPPPSVYVFILDVSQNAVRNGLLATSARTILENLEFLPNHDGRTRVSIICVDNGLHYFYVPLDDDYEESDDDDDDDDGDDQEEGDDEDDEGGDVSEAIQMFDVGDLEEPFLPMPSDELVVPLKYCRKNLEKLLKKIPEIFQDTHISRFALGPALKSASNLIKCTGGKIEIISSTLPDTGTGRLKRRSEQGVLNTPKESSQLLSCQDSFYKSFVIECSKLQITVDTFLASEEYMDVATLSHLARFSGGQTHFYPGFNATSLNDVTKFTRELSKHLSMDISMEAVMRVRCSTGLRATSFFGHFFNRSSDLCTFSTMPRDQSYLFGISIEDSLMKEYCYLQVSMLLTLNTGERRIRVMTLALPTTESAREVFASADQLAITNFITQNAVAKALNSSVFSARNFVTRSLQDTLGAYKKEISLSNITAVSSLNFCANLRMLPLLMNALCKHIAFRPGVVPSDYRASALNKLETDPLHSLIKSIYPTVYSLHDIPDEVGLPNFNGKTVLPEPINATASLFERYGLYLINNSTELFLWVGGNAVPELLGDVFNTDDISNIPVGKCELPLLIDSPFNERLRNIISEVRENNDTITFQSLYIVRGPSINEPANLTAEREMASIRLWTSSTLVEDKIMNCASYREYLQSMKTAINK is encoded by the coding sequence ATGTCCCACCATAAGAAGAGGGTGTATCCTCAGGCCCAGGTTCCATACTCTGCAAGCGAGCCGGTGGTTACAGAACAACAGCAGtttcaacaacaaatcGATCAAACGGCATACACAATGGGCAACTTTCAATTGGATGACAACACTTATTCACCCACACAACCAGGCCAGCAATATTTAGGCTCAGGAAAAGTGGTTAACCAGTTGTATCCGGTAGACTTGTTTACAGAATTGCCTCCTCCGATTCGTGATCTGTCGTTACCACCTCCACCGATCACTATCTCTCAGAATAGCATCGTGACCCCATCGGAATCAGCAAATGCCCAATATCAATACGTCAGATGTACTTTGAATGCGGTGCCAAAAACTAGCTCTCtcttaaaaaaaaccaacCTACCATTCGGGATTGTCATTAGACCCTACTTACATTTGCAAGATTCAGACGACCAGTTACCACTGAATACCGACGGAGTAATTGTCCGTTGTCGCCGTTGTCGTTCATATATAAATCCCTTTGTCACTTTCATTGAACAGGGGAGAAAATGGCAATGTAATATTTGTCATTTCAAGAATGAAGTTCCCTTTGGCTTCGATCAGAATCTGCAAGGAGCTCCAATAAATAGATACGAAAGAaacgaaatcaaaaattccGTCGTAGATTATTTGGCACCTGTTGAGTATTCTATTAGAGAACCTCCACCATCGGTTTACGTGTTTATTTTGGATGTCTCTCAAAACGCCGTTAGAAACGGTTTATTGGCCACTTCTGCCAGAACCATTTTAGAAAACTTGGAGTTTTTACCAAACCATGATGGAAGGACCAGAGTATCCATCATATGTGTCGATAATGgtcttcattatttttacGTCCCCTTAGATGACGATTATGAAGAATCggacgacgatgatgacgacgatgatggcGATGACCAGGAAGAGggcgatgatgaagatgacgaaggAGGCGACGTCTCTGAAGCAATTCAAATGTTCGATGTCGGCGATTTAGAAGAACCATTTTTGCCAATGCCAAGTGATGAACTGGTGGTTCCACTGAAGTATTGTAGAAAGaacttggaaaaattgttaaAAAAGATTCCTGAAATCTTTCAAGACACACATATTAGCCGCTTTGCACTCGGACCTGCTCTAAAATCCGCTTCAAACTTGATAAAATGCACCGGGGGTAAGATTGAAATTATCTCTTCGACCTTACCAGATACCGGTACAGgaagattgaaaagaagaagtgaGCAAGGTGTATTAAACACTCCAAAAGAAAGCTCTCAATTACTATCATGCCAAGACTCGTTTTACAAATCATTCGTAATCGAGTGCAGCAAACTGCAAATAACAGTTGATACGTTTCTCGCATCTGAGGAGTACATGGACGTGGCAACTTTATCACATCTCGCCCGTTTTTCTGGTGGTCAAACACACTTTTACCCTGGTTTCAATGCTACCAGCTTAAACGATGTTACTAAATTCACTAGGGAATTATCAAAACATTTATCCATGGATATATCTATGGAGGCTGTCATGAGAGTTCGTTGTTCTACAGGTTTGAGGGCCACGTCATTTTTCggccattttttcaacagatCTTCAGATTTATGTACTTTTTCCACAATGCCTAGGGACCAGTCTTATCTTTTCGGAATATCGATCGAGGATTCCTTGATGAAAGAGTATTGCTACTTGCAAGTATCAATGTTGTTGACTTTAAACACAGGTGAGCGTAGGATTCGGGTTATGACGTTGGCACTGCCAACGACGGAATCAGCTAGGGAGGTGTTTGCATCTGCTGACCAACTAGCAATTACTAACTTTATCACACAAAATGCGGTGGCTAAAGCTTTGAATTCAAGCGTATTTTCTGCGAGGAATTTTGTAACAAGATCACTTCAAGATACTCTAGGTGCCTACAAGAAGGAAATATCACTGTCAAATATTACTGCAGTAAGCTCACTAAATTTCTGTGCAAATTTGAGAATGCTACCTCTACTAATGAATGCGTTATGTAAACATATAGCCTTTAGACCGGGTGTGGTTCCAAGCGATTATCGTGCAAGTGCACTGAATAAATTAGAGACCGATCCACTTCACTCACTAATAAAGAGCATCTATCCAACTGTTTACTCCTTACACGATATACCTGATGAGGTTGGTTTGCCCAACTTCAACGGGAAAACAGTTCTGCCGGAACCGATCAACGCTACTGCATCTCTTTTCGAAAGATATGGGTTGTATTTAATTAACAATTCCACAGAGTTATTTTTATGGGTCGGTGGGAATGCAGTTCCTGAATTATTAGGAGATGTGTTTAATACTGACGATATCTCCAACATTCCTGTTGGAAAATGTGAACTGCCTCTTCTAATCGATTCTCCATTCAATGAAAGATTAAGAAATATAATCAGCGAAGTGAGGGAGAACAACGATACAATTACCTTCCAATCGCTGTACATAGTAAGAGGACCATCTATTAACGAACCCGCTAACTTAACCGCTGAGAGAGAGATGGCTTCTATAAGGTTATGGACATCAAGTACCCTTGTTGAAGACAAAATTATGAATTGTGCCAGTTATAGAGAATACCTGCAAAGCATGAAAACCGCTATcaacaaatga
- the ALG11 gene encoding alpha-1,2-mannosyltransferase ALG11 (similar to Saccharomyces cerevisiae ALG11 (YNL048W); ancestral locus Anc_2.266) gives MDGAWTNYNLKEIKSHFGFKKYAISCLIVLYGLVRVFTWIFRQWVYSNLNPFSKKSSLLKRATATCGEKNVKFFGFFHPYCNAGGGGEKVLWKAVDITLRKDARNIIVIYSGDFVNGENVTPENILNDVKVKFDYDLDSDRIFFISLRLRYLVDSSTWKRFTLIGQAIGSMILAFESIIKCPPDIWIDSMGYPFSYPIVARFLRRIPIVTYTHYPIMSQDMLNKLFKMPKKGIKVYGKILYWKLFMLIYQSIGSKIDIVITNSTWTNNHIRQIWSSNTCRIIYPPCSTEKLVDWKQKFGGAKSERLNQAVVLAQFRPEKRHKLIIESYANFLKRLPDSIPPFKLIMVGSTRSKEDEDYVKSLQDWSDNYLKIPKNLLSFEKNLSFDKVEILLNKSKFGINAMWNEHFGIAIVEYMASGLIPIVHASAGPLLDIVIPWSSNGNVTKVEPQWKLQKEYFVSFKDDNETTGFFFKEESDPDYNPDKDPLRYPNLSKLFSQMMKLDDDCLRVMSARNQQYSLYKFSDLKFDKDWEDFVLNPIGKLVEEEERG, from the coding sequence ATGGATGGGGCTTGGACAAATtacaatttgaaagaaatcaaatcGCATTTTGGGTTCAAGAAGTATGCCATATCGTGCTTGATAGTATTGTATGGACTAGTCAGGGTTTTCACGTGGATCTTTCGTCAATGGGTGTACTCCAACCTGAATCCGTTCTCCAAGAAATCCTCACTGCTGAAAAGAGCTACTGCTACCTGTGGCGAAAAGAACGTCAAGTTTTTTGGGTTCTTCCATCCGTATTGTAATGCTGGTGGTGGTGGAGAGAAAGTTTTGTGGAAAGCCGTGGATATTACTCTGAGGAAAGATGCCAGGAACATCATTGTAATTTATTCTGGTGACTTTGTGAACGGAGAGAATGTTACTCCAGAAAATATCCTGAATGATGTGAAAGTGAAATTTGACTATGATTTGGATTCCGATAGgatattcttcatttcGTTGAGATTAAGATACCTAGTGGATTCTTCGACATGGAAGCGCTTTACTTTGATTGGACAAGCTATTGGGTCAATGATTCTGGCATTCGAATCCATTATTAAATGTCCACCTGATATATGGATCGACTCAATGGGGTACCCTTTCAGTTATCCCATTGTAGCTAGGTTTTTGAGGAGAATTCCCATCGTTACATACACTCACTATCCGATAATGTCACAGGATATGTTAAATAAGCTATTCAAAATGCCCAAGAAGGGTATCAAAGTCTATGGTAAGATATTATACTGGAAACTCTTCATGTTAATTTATCAATCTATTGGTTCCAAAATTGATATTGTAATTACCAACTCAACATGGACGAACAACCATATAAGACAGATTTGGTCATCCAATACGTGCAGAATCATATATCCTCCATGTTCTACTGAAAAACTGGTCGATTGGAAGCAAAAATTTGGCGGAGCTAAGAGTGAAAGGTTGAATCAAGCAGTGGTGTTGGCACAATTCCGTCCTGAAAAGCGCCATAAACTAATTATTGAGTCGTACGCAAACTTCCTGAAGAGACTACCGGATTCCATACCGCCATTTAAGCTAATAATGGTGGGGTCTACCAGATCCAAGGAAGACGAAGATTATGTCAAAAGTTTACAAGATTGGTCTGATAACTACCTAAAGATCCCTAAAAACTTACTATCGTTCGAAAAAAACTTATCCTTTGATAAGGTTGAGATCTTGCTAAACAAATCTAAGTTTGGCATCAATGCCATGTGGAACGAGCACTTTGGAATTGCAATCGTAGAGTATATGGCTTCTGGTTTAATCCCCATAGTTCATGCTTCGGCTGGTCCATTATTAGATATAGTCATTCCATGGAGCTCCAACGGAAATGTTACAAAGGTCGAGCCGCAATGGAAACTACAAAAGGAATATTTTGTCAGCTTCAAAGATGACAATGAAACGACgggttttttctttaaagaGGAAAGCGATCCTGATTATAACCCAGATAAGGATCCTCTAAGATACCCCAATTTGTCTAAACTCTTTTCacagatgatgaaattggACGATGACTGCCTAAGAGTGATGAGCGCAAGAAATCAACAGTATTCATTATATAAATTTTCcgatttgaaatttgacAAAGATTGGGAGGATTTCGTACTGAATCCAATTGGTAAATtggtagaagaagaagaaagaggtTGA